GTCGAGCAGGGACCACCTCGATGCCGGGGTGCGTACGGAGCATCCGCTCGATGATGGCGCCCTGCGGCTTGTCCGACCCCGCCGTGGTCACGGTGAACGAGACGGAGTGGTCCCCGGCTTCGAACAGGTCGCTGTGCAGCATCGACAGCAGGGTGTAGATGCCCTTCTCCGGGGTGAGCCTGCCGGCGTAGAGCACGCGCGTGTGCCCGGCTCGGCTCTCGGGGCGTGGCTGGTCCGCGAAGACGGGCTCGGCGAACGGGTGCACGACGTGGACGGTCTCGAGGCTGACGTCGAGGAAGTCGGCCCACAGCGCTGCCGCGAACCGGCTCGTCGCGATGAGCGTACGGTCGCGCGTCCCGGCGGCCACGGTCCGTTGCACCTCTGGTCGCAGTGGCGGGGGCACGTGCAGGATCTGGTACGCCGGGTGCCTGGTCGCCACCGGTGGCGCTTCGCTCACGAAGACGAGCGTGTCGTCGAGCCGGCCGAGGTCGTCGAGCGTGGCGACCGCGTGGAAGGGGACGTCGTCGAACTCCTCGCGCCCGTCGGCCGTCCCGAGACCGACCGTCACGACCCGGGCCTCGACCCCGCGGCGGTTGAGCTCGCGGACCTGGCCGATCGTGTAGTTCTCGGACCCGCCGGTGCCGGCAGGCAGGCGTTCACGCGGCGACCAGACGAAAGAGATCACCAGGAACCCGGGGCAGGTGGCTGGTCCGAGTGCTGGAGGGGGTGTGCCGTGCTGAGTCGCGAGGTCATCTCGCTACCGCCTGACGTTGCTGCCGTCGCCGGTGCCGAAGCGTCGTGGGAGCCAGGGCGCGAAACCTGCGACTTGCAGTTCCGTTCCAGAGTAGCCGAGGCGCCTCACGCCCCGGTCTTCCCGGCCCGGTGCTGTGCTCAGACCAGCCGCAACGTGATCGTGCTGCCGCGCGGCACCATCGTCCCCGAGCCCGGGTCGACGGAGAAGACGTACTCGAGGCCGATGTAGCCGCTGCCGTCGCGGATCACCTCGACCTCGAAGCCGAGCGCCTCGAGCCGTTCGGTGGCCGAGTCGACACCGCTGGCGACCAGGCCGCCGGGCACCTCCACGAGCTCGGGCCCCTGCGAGACCGTGATGGTCACGGTCTGCCCGCGGAAGAGGGTGCCGCTGGCCGGGGACTGGCTGATGACATCGCCCTCGGGGACGGTGTCGGAGTACTCCGAGGAGGCGCGCTCGACCACCAGGCCCTTGTCCTCGAGCGCCTGCTCGGCCCGGTCGGCGTCCTCGCCGGTCCAGTCCTTGACGGTGATCGGCCGCGGTCCCTTGCTGACGACGAGGTCGACGACGGTGCCGGGACGCAGCGTGGTGCCGGGCGCGGGGTCGCTGCCGAGCACCACGCCCTCCTCGACGTCCTCGGACCAGCGACCGACCGACTCGCCGTAGGCGAGGTTGGCCTCGGCCAGCCGGTCACGGGCGGCCTCCTCGGTGACGCCGCGGACCTTCGGGACGTCGTAGCGCTCCTTGCCCAGCGACAGCACCACGGTGACGCTGCCGCCGTCGAGCACGCGGTCGCCGGCGGCGGGGTCGGTGGAGAGGACCCGGCCCGCGGGGACGGTCTCCGAGTACGCCGGCTGGCCGGTCTCGGCGGTGAGGCCGGCCGCCTCGAGCCGCTCGACCGCCGCGTCCTCGCGCATCCCCAGCACGCTGGGCGGCTGGGTCCAGCGCGCCCAGCCGAACCACCACGCACCGACGGCGACCCCGACGGCAAGCAGCAGCGCGAGCAGCAGGAGCAGTGGTCCGCGGCGCGACCGGCGGGGCACGGTCGGGGCGGCAGCAGGGGGACCGGTGGGCGGGGAGGGACGCTCGGCCCGCTCGAGGGCGGTGGTGTGCTCGCGGACCGCCTCCTCGGGGGCGAGCAGCGTCGCGAACTCGTCGGAGTCGAACGGCTCGGGGTGGGTGTCCTCGCTGACCGGCCGGGTCGCGGGCATCAGGTCCGCGACCAGCTCGTCGTCCTCGGCCACGTCGTCGGCGAGGGCCTGGGCGACCCGGTGGACCTGGTGGAGCAGCACCCCCGCGTCGGCGGGACGCTGGCCGCGGTCCCGGGCGGTGGCCCGGGCGACCAGCGCGTCGACGTACTTCGGGATCCCGGGCACCACGGCCGACGGGGCGGGGACGTCCTCGTGGACGTGCTTGTAGGCGACCTGGATGGGCGACTCGCCCTCGTGCGGCTTGCGGCCGGTGAGCAGCTCGTAGAGGACGACGCCGACGGCGTAGACGTCGGCCCGGGCGTCCGACCGGCCGTCGACGACCAGCTCGGGGGCGAGGTAGGAGACGGTGCCGATGAGCACGCCACCGGTCGCGGTGTGCTGGGTGTCGGCGCTGACCGCCTTGGCGAGGCCGAAGTCGGCGACCTTGACCCCGCCGCCGGACTGCTCGTCGGCGATCAGGACGTTCTCGGGCTTGATGTCGCGGTGGATCAGGCCCGCGCGGTGGGCATGGGCGAGCGCGGAGAGGACGGGGTCGACCAGCGCCAGCGCGCGCGCCGGCGGCATCGGCGACTCCTTGCGGATCACGTCACGCAGCGTGTGGCCGGCGACGAGCTCCATCACCAGGAAGACCGTGCCGGCGTCGTCGCCCTGGTCGTGGACCGCGACGACGTGGGGGTGGCTGAGGCCGGCGGCCGCTCGCGCCTCGCGGACGAAGCGGGCGGCGAACTCGTCGTCGTCGCCGAGCCCGGGGTGCATGATCTTGACCGCGACGGTCCGGTCGAGCCGGATGTCGGTGGCCTCGTAGACACTGGCCATGCCGCCGCGGGCGATGCGGGGTCCGATGCGGTAGCGGCCGTCGAGAAGCCGTCCGGTCAGGGGGTCGCCGAACGTCGCATCCTCGCTGACGCGGGCGCGCTGATCGGACTGCACGACGAGCCTCCTGCTCCGGACGGGGAAGGATCCGGGGCTCCATCGTACGGAGCCACCGCGTCCTCACCGACGTTGGCGGCTCCCCGGCGTGGCGGGAGTCACGCGCGGCCGGGGCTCAGGCGGGCGGCTTCCCCTGCTCGAGACGCCGCTTGATGGCGAGCACGTTGTCGACGTAGGGCCGGGACTCGTCGTAGAGCCCGTGCTCCTGCACCGCCCCGAGCCCCTGGTAGTACGCCGCGACCTGGCGACGGCGGTTGCGCGTGTTGTCGGCCAGCACCCCCAGCAACGTCACGCCGGTCACGGCGTTGCCGTGCAGCCGTCGCGGCCGGAGGTCGTGGTCGACGTACCACTCCATCCAGCGTGCGGTCGACGGCAGCACCTGCATCGCGCCGATCGCGCCGGCGCTGGAGACGTGCTGCATCTGCCAGCCCGACTCCTGCCAGGAGACGGCCAGCGCGAGCTGCGGGTCCACCCCGCGCCGGCGGGCGACGGTGGCCACCTTCGACCTCACCCGCTCCCGGGAGGGCGTGGTCGCGGGCTGGTCGCGGGACTCCGCGGACGTCCGGCCACCGGCCGTACCACCGCGGTTGCCGTCGCCGTTCCCGTCGCGGACGGCGGAGCGCACCACCGGGATCTCGATCCGCTGCCCCGCCTGCAGCGAGGCCGAGGAGCCGAGGTGGTTGTGGGAGACGAGCTCGGCCGTCCAGGCGTGGAAGCGGACCGCCAGGCCGGTCGCGGTGTCACCGGGCTGCACCGTGTAGTGCTTCACCGAGCGACCCGGCGGGAGCGTGCCGTGGTCGGCGTGGGCCGGGGTGGCGACGACGCCGGTCGAGATCACGGCGGCGGCCAGGACTGCGGTCGCGGGGATGCGCATGAAGAGCTCCTCGTCCGCTCCGCGACACCCGGGCGACCTGCCGCCGCGAGGGGGAAGCGCCGCGAAGCACGAAGATTCGACCGTAACGACGCCGGATCCCGGAGCGGGGGACCGCGCCGGTCGCGGGCGTGTTGCGCGGGTTGGCCCGGCACGCCCCTCCCCGCCTACGCTGGTGGTGTGAGTGACGCATCGACGCCCCTGGCCGAGGCCGACCTCGCGGCCCTCGTCCCCGACTGGCTGGACTGGTCGCAGGCGGCCGACGAGCTCGGCGTGACCCCGGCGAAGGTCCGGACCATGGTCCGCGACCACCAGCTGGCCCAGGCCGTTCCGGTCGCCGGCGGCGGTCCGCGGGTCCCGGCCGACTTCCTCCAGGACGGCCTCGTGGTCAAGGGCCTGCCGGGGCTGCTGACGCTGCTCCACGACGCCGGCTTCGACGACCGCGAGTCCATCGCGTGGATCTTCACCGACGCCGACCTGCCCGGCCGCCCGATCGACGCGCTGCGCGAGAACCGCGGCTCCGAGGTCAAGCGCCGCGCCCAGGCGATGGCTCTCTGACGGTCCCGCGATGACCGGTCGGCGGAGCTGGCTCGGCCTGCTGGTCGCGCTGGTCGCCGCCGGGCTGCTCTGGTGGCAGGCCGGCAGCACGCCGCCCGGGGACGGGTCTGCCACCGACCCCGCCAGCGGGCTGCCGTGGGTCGCGGAGGCCTACCTCCCCGCCGAGGCCCGCGAGACCCTCGCCCTGGTCGACGCGGGCGGGCCGTACCCGTTCGAGCAGGACGACGGGACGTTCCTCAACCGCGAGGAGCTGCTCCCGGACCAGCCCGACGGCTACTACCGCGAGTACACCGTGGTGACCCCGGGCTCCGACGATCGTGGGGCCCGGAGGATCGTCACGGGCGCCGAGGGGGAGTACTACTGGACCGAGGACCACTACGCGTCGTTCGAGA
This genomic interval from Nocardioides euryhalodurans contains the following:
- a CDS encoding glycosyltransferase family 4 protein, whose amino-acid sequence is MISFVWSPRERLPAGTGGSENYTIGQVRELNRRGVEARVVTVGLGTADGREEFDDVPFHAVATLDDLGRLDDTLVFVSEAPPVATRHPAYQILHVPPPLRPEVQRTVAAGTRDRTLIATSRFAAALWADFLDVSLETVHVVHPFAEPVFADQPRPESRAGHTRVLYAGRLTPEKGIYTLLSMLHSDLFEAGDHSVSFTVTTAGSDKPQGAIIERMLRTHPGIEVVPARRTPAGMSALMAEHDVVVMPSNSQYWHETFGIVSIEAQHAGCRVVASDDGGLPETDCGALTLVAPDDAEALAQGILAAHLMGAVPGATRSRAGADFTVAASVDDLLAVLRAPRALTPWAVIQELETLVRLPPVSPPHERPAAGLVDGQGGQR
- the pknB gene encoding Stk1 family PASTA domain-containing Ser/Thr kinase; translation: MQSDQRARVSEDATFGDPLTGRLLDGRYRIGPRIARGGMASVYEATDIRLDRTVAVKIMHPGLGDDDEFAARFVREARAAAGLSHPHVVAVHDQGDDAGTVFLVMELVAGHTLRDVIRKESPMPPARALALVDPVLSALAHAHRAGLIHRDIKPENVLIADEQSGGGVKVADFGLAKAVSADTQHTATGGVLIGTVSYLAPELVVDGRSDARADVYAVGVVLYELLTGRKPHEGESPIQVAYKHVHEDVPAPSAVVPGIPKYVDALVARATARDRGQRPADAGVLLHQVHRVAQALADDVAEDDELVADLMPATRPVSEDTHPEPFDSDEFATLLAPEEAVREHTTALERAERPSPPTGPPAAAPTVPRRSRRGPLLLLLALLLAVGVAVGAWWFGWARWTQPPSVLGMREDAAVERLEAAGLTAETGQPAYSETVPAGRVLSTDPAAGDRVLDGGSVTVVLSLGKERYDVPKVRGVTEEAARDRLAEANLAYGESVGRWSEDVEEGVVLGSDPAPGTTLRPGTVVDLVVSKGPRPITVKDWTGEDADRAEQALEDKGLVVERASSEYSDTVPEGDVISQSPASGTLFRGQTVTITVSQGPELVEVPGGLVASGVDSATERLEALGFEVEVIRDGSGYIGLEYVFSVDPGSGTMVPRGSTITLRLV
- a CDS encoding lytic transglycosylase; its protein translation is MRIPATAVLAAAVISTGVVATPAHADHGTLPPGRSVKHYTVQPGDTATGLAVRFHAWTAELVSHNHLGSSASLQAGQRIEIPVVRSAVRDGNGDGNRGGTAGGRTSAESRDQPATTPSRERVRSKVATVARRRGVDPQLALAVSWQESGWQMQHVSSAGAIGAMQVLPSTARWMEWYVDHDLRPRRLHGNAVTGVTLLGVLADNTRNRRRQVAAYYQGLGAVQEHGLYDESRPYVDNVLAIKRRLEQGKPPA
- a CDS encoding Rv2175c family DNA-binding protein, which produces MSDASTPLAEADLAALVPDWLDWSQAADELGVTPAKVRTMVRDHQLAQAVPVAGGGPRVPADFLQDGLVVKGLPGLLTLLHDAGFDDRESIAWIFTDADLPGRPIDALRENRGSEVKRRAQAMAL
- a CDS encoding ribonuclease domain-containing protein; this translates as MTGRRSWLGLLVALVAAGLLWWQAGSTPPGDGSATDPASGLPWVAEAYLPAEARETLALVDAGGPYPFEQDDGTFLNREELLPDQPDGYYREYTVVTPGSDDRGARRIVTGAEGEYYWTEDHYASFERIAR